In Dasypus novemcinctus isolate mDasNov1 chromosome 23, mDasNov1.1.hap2, whole genome shotgun sequence, the following proteins share a genomic window:
- the DCTPP1 gene encoding dCTP pyrophosphatase 1, which translates to MGSMSRAGGEARGDVAGEGTAAAGPFTFSSEPTLEDIRRLHAEFAAERDWGQFHQPRNLLLALVGEVGELAELFQWKPDEEPGPQAWPPRERAALQEELSDVLIYLVALAARCHVDLPQAVLSKMETNRKRYPAHLSRGSARKYTDLPHGAASNHQAMGPAALVPESTGQAST; encoded by the exons ATGGGCAGTATGTCCAGGGCCGGTGGTGAAGCGCGTGGGGACGTGGCGGGAGAAGGCACGGCCGCGGCCGGCCCGTTTACCTTCAGCTCGGAGCCTACGCTCGAGGACAT acGCCGCCTCCACGCTGAGTTTGCCGCTGAGCGAGATTGGGGCCAGTTCCACCAGCCTCGGAACCTGCTCCTGGCCttggtgggggaagtgggggagcTGGCAGAGCTCTT TCAGTGGAAACCCGATGAAGAGCCTGGACCCCAAGCCTGGCCCCCCAGGGAGCGGGCAGCCCTCCAGGAGGAGCTGAGTGATGTCCTCATCTACCTGGTGGCACTGGCAGCCCGCTGCCATGTGGATCTGCCTCAAGCTGTGCTCTCCAAGATGGAAACTAACCGGAAACGCTACCCAGCCCACCTGTCCCGTGGCTCGGCCCGCAAGTACACAGACTTGCCCCATGGGGCTGCCTCCAACCACCAGGCTATGGGGCCTGCAGCCCTTGTCCCTGAGTCCACGGGCCAGGCCTCCACCTAG